In Pseudomonadota bacterium, one DNA window encodes the following:
- a CDS encoding flagellar motor protein MotB, with protein MMLGLYLIVLAFFILLNAISESSEERAEKVKESLSSGFGFQMDGLMKMRDQVPTLSNPMVDFVTREVESLIESYLAVQHFKIVQIGETMRLQIDMDQVFDPGEMRIKPSQVRLFSDLAFLMKKDRPGTEIVTDILVEGSKKDLGGERGDVTAFLGKRASLIVRAVLEKGGRKKYLSAQAVQNKKQSVINLFFHIHVLDMKQAERALGL; from the coding sequence ATGATGCTGGGGTTATACCTCATCGTTCTTGCGTTTTTTATCCTCCTCAATGCCATTTCTGAAAGCAGTGAAGAACGCGCTGAAAAGGTAAAAGAAAGTCTTTCGAGCGGCTTTGGTTTCCAAATGGATGGCCTCATGAAAATGCGTGACCAAGTCCCGACATTGAGTAATCCAATGGTTGATTTCGTCACACGTGAAGTGGAATCACTCATTGAATCCTACCTTGCAGTTCAGCATTTCAAAATTGTTCAAATTGGTGAAACAATGCGCTTGCAAATTGATATGGACCAAGTTTTTGATCCAGGTGAAATGCGTATTAAGCCAAGTCAAGTCCGCCTATTTAGTGACCTCGCTTTTCTGATGAAAAAAGACCGTCCAGGTACAGAAATCGTAACCGATATTCTTGTTGAAGGCTCAAAGAAGGACCTTGGTGGCGAGCGTGGTGACGTAACAGCCTTCCTTGGTAAACGTGCAAGCCTCATTGTTCGTGCGGTTCTTGAAAAAGGCGGCCGTAAAAAATACCTCAGCGCACAGGCTGTACAAAATAAAAAACAAAGTGTTATCAATTTGTTCTTCCACATCCATGTATTGGATATGAAACAAGCTGAACGTGCGCTAGGATTATAG
- the flgN gene encoding flagellar export chaperone FlgN, with protein sequence MIDLNIGVEASNIVGDAILACETLERFLKEENDALKTGQLTVIEENLKNKQRLAAKVERLLKLLKSQPQDVKNSPTLKPQIEHLKSAFEGYQSEARHNTILLQGAHQSTTNVLNVLRDAVQQHQQKNEAKMYSKDGSVQSTGTRNRMVVKEV encoded by the coding sequence ATGATTGATTTGAATATTGGAGTAGAAGCAAGTAACATAGTAGGCGATGCAATCCTTGCATGTGAAACGCTTGAACGTTTCTTAAAAGAGGAAAATGACGCCCTGAAAACTGGACAACTGACAGTTATTGAAGAGAATTTGAAAAATAAACAGCGCCTTGCCGCTAAGGTTGAGCGTTTGCTTAAACTCCTCAAGTCTCAGCCTCAAGACGTCAAAAACAGTCCAACACTTAAGCCTCAAATTGAGCATCTTAAATCTGCATTTGAAGGCTACCAAAGTGAAGCGCGCCACAACACAATTCTTCTACAAGGCGCACATCAGTCTACAACAAACGTTCTCAACGTACTGCGTGACGCCGTTCAACAGCACCAACAAAAGAACGAAGCGAAGATGTATTCTAAAGATGGTAGCGTACAAAGCACTGGTACAAGAAATCGCATGGTTGTGAAAGAAGTTTAA
- a CDS encoding SemiSWEET transporter has protein sequence MPTETLVEIIAFFAGMCTTTSFLPQALKTWKDRDTRAISLGMYIIFCSGIALWFTVGFLLKSPSMMFWNGVSFSLAMSILCMKIFYSRREIREKGTWGGTKQIP, from the coding sequence ATGCCGACTGAAACACTTGTTGAGATTATCGCCTTTTTTGCAGGAATGTGCACAACAACCTCTTTCCTTCCACAAGCCCTAAAAACATGGAAAGACCGTGATACACGCGCCATCTCTCTTGGCATGTACATTATTTTCTGTAGCGGTATTGCTCTATGGTTTACCGTTGGCTTCCTTCTAAAAAGCCCATCTATGATGTTTTGGAATGGCGTTAGTTTTAGCCTTGCCATGTCTATTCTTTGCATGAAAATTTTTTACTCACGTCGTGAAATTCGTGAGAAAGGTACATGGGGCGGCACCAAGCAAATTCCTTAA
- a CDS encoding EscU/YscU/HrcU family type III secretion system export apparatus switch protein, which produces MSDEKKLEKDSKLSAVALEYEKEGEGAPVVVAKGKGLIAERILEIAEEHDIHIHRDADLMTVLETVELNHEIPLEVYAVVAEIFAYIYRINNEKKNA; this is translated from the coding sequence ATGAGTGACGAAAAAAAATTAGAAAAAGATTCAAAGCTCAGTGCTGTCGCCCTTGAGTATGAAAAAGAGGGCGAAGGCGCGCCTGTTGTTGTGGCCAAAGGTAAAGGGCTTATTGCTGAGCGCATCCTTGAAATTGCTGAAGAGCACGACATTCACATCCATAGAGACGCCGATCTGATGACAGTTTTAGAGACGGTTGAACTCAATCATGAAATTCCATTAGAAGTTTATGCTGTTGTTGCGGAGATTTTTGCGTATATTTATCGTATTAACAATGAGAAGAAAAACGCGTGA
- a CDS encoding flagellar hook capping FlgD N-terminal domain-containing protein — protein sequence MTISYNVDNSYLVNQTNIKNGTENNGTARAAADLNFEDFLSLLVAQLENQDPLNPVENTEFTAQLAQFSQLEQTIQTNENLEALIADREYGQQTLAVSYIGRQVMTEGNTMRLQDGAPIDFQYYLPTNSANTVIEVFNSDGVLVKTIDADDQAGYHEVTWDGYGNEETRLPPGDYRIRVSAVEEDGDDIRASTFTYGTVQTVDTFGGNVALRFTDGRTADMSDVISVQNPVYVVPPEGNGDESGSDDQTS from the coding sequence ATGACAATTAGTTATAACGTAGATAATTCTTACTTGGTTAACCAGACCAATATTAAGAATGGCACGGAAAACAACGGGACAGCGCGTGCTGCTGCAGACCTGAACTTTGAAGATTTCTTGTCACTGCTTGTTGCTCAACTTGAAAACCAAGACCCGCTTAACCCTGTAGAAAACACAGAATTTACAGCGCAGCTGGCACAGTTCTCACAACTTGAACAAACGATTCAAACCAATGAGAATCTAGAAGCGCTTATTGCTGACCGTGAGTACGGACAGCAAACTCTGGCAGTCAGTTACATTGGTCGCCAAGTGATGACTGAAGGTAATACAATGCGCCTTCAAGATGGTGCGCCGATTGATTTCCAGTACTACCTCCCAACAAACTCTGCAAACACGGTTATTGAGGTCTTTAACTCAGACGGTGTACTTGTGAAAACAATTGATGCAGACGACCAAGCGGGTTACCACGAGGTGACATGGGATGGTTACGGAAATGAAGAAACAAGACTTCCTCCAGGAGATTACAGAATTCGCGTAAGTGCTGTTGAAGAAGATGGTGACGATATTCGAGCATCAACATTTACATACGGTACGGTACAAACAGTGGATACGTTTGGTGGTAACGTGGCGCTGAGGTTTACGGATGGACGTACGGCAGATATGTCGGATGTGATTTCGGTACAAAACCCAGTGTATGTGGTTCCGCCAGAGGGTAATGGCGATGAGAGTGGCTCGGACGATCAAACGAGCTAA
- a CDS encoding flagellar motor protein MotB, which produces MAEENQTPENDNEVHVIECPAWLLTFADLVSLLITFFVLLYSMKVVDTQKWEEIKGSFAGVFSIREPVVTSPPDQQTAIEKIDPLSADNLDYIEGILKQSFSQDVLLKDTTMTRDREQDRLIINVPSSLIFNSNEDSLRPEGRRAVQNLGDALRHLDNRIAVAGHTDPFPIKSDKFPSNWELGMARAAQIADVIISRGVTAPIRIVSYADSRFGEIDRGLPISKRYAISRRVEVIVYGEKDSELPF; this is translated from the coding sequence ATGGCTGAAGAAAACCAAACCCCTGAAAATGATAATGAAGTTCATGTTATTGAATGCCCTGCATGGCTCCTAACCTTTGCAGACCTTGTAAGTCTCCTCATTACATTCTTTGTACTCTTGTACTCTATGAAAGTCGTAGATACCCAAAAGTGGGAAGAAATTAAAGGTTCGTTTGCTGGTGTATTCTCAATCCGTGAGCCTGTCGTCACAAGTCCACCTGACCAGCAAACAGCCATTGAAAAAATTGACCCGCTTTCAGCAGATAATTTGGATTATATTGAAGGTATTTTAAAGCAATCCTTCTCTCAAGATGTGCTGCTTAAAGATACAACGATGACACGTGACCGCGAGCAAGATCGCCTTATTATTAACGTGCCTTCATCACTGATCTTTAATTCAAATGAAGATTCTCTGCGCCCAGAAGGTCGCCGTGCGGTTCAAAACCTTGGTGACGCGCTACGCCACCTTGATAACCGCATTGCTGTGGCAGGGCATACCGACCCATTCCCGATTAAGAGCGATAAATTCCCATCTAACTGGGAGCTCGGTATGGCACGTGCCGCACAGATTGCAGATGTAATTATTTCTCGCGGTGTCACAGCGCCTATCCGCATTGTCTCTTACGCAGATAGCCGCTTTGGTGAAATTGACCGAGGCTTACCAATCTCAAAACGCTATGCCATTTCAAGGCGTGTTGAAGTAATTGTTTACGGTGAAAAAGATTCGGAGCTGCCATTCTGA
- a CDS encoding rod-binding protein encodes MDISMYQTQAQKATSYKPTTEQRARETAKDFEAVFVNQMLNLMQPDLKNDEFHGGHAEEQFRTFLNDEISQEIAESGGVGVADHIYAELIKLQEASK; translated from the coding sequence ATGGATATTAGTATGTACCAAACTCAAGCTCAGAAGGCGACAAGCTACAAGCCAACAACTGAGCAACGTGCCCGCGAAACAGCAAAAGACTTTGAAGCTGTATTCGTAAACCAAATGCTGAACCTGATGCAGCCTGACCTGAAGAATGATGAGTTCCACGGTGGCCACGCAGAAGAACAGTTCCGCACGTTCCTAAATGACGAAATTTCACAAGAAATTGCAGAGAGTGGTGGGGTAGGTGTTGCTGACCACATTTATGCAGAACTTATTAAACTTCAGGAGGCCTCTAAATGA
- a CDS encoding flagellar hook-basal body complex protein: MSLYGSLTSGVSAMLSQSESISIISDNLANVNTIGYKNSRTLFRQQVTSAGVSGTLVNAGGVGTDFQRFQATQGSLLSTQSSTDIALSGNGFFTVISDTEVNNETSFFYSRAGAFAEDNRGFLTSPTGQYLLGWRTDTDGTVQDVQNPTAVELQSVASSARATGELILGVNLNAEADTYAYDTTITHQANIANILADPTTVPFVTDVRFFDSQGAARDVTFAFSKRSANEWDWVAYADGSDVVADFYGNNVAPGSNAAIGVGTLEFDADGALKIVGGETFTVDWDDGVGTEEITVNFGDYTGGAYFDTIGAGLQFGDGVLGISVDEDHPSAPATIAGTYSFANLGLNAGTGLFEIEVTEPDGSTFIVGTTNTADERLLEFANGVNMTLSANFDFTATPVGALGTADITAPLQGPLDIGRGTNGVIQFASPFNTLFANQDGFGSGTLASVTVDEEGFIIGSFTNGEAKKLWKVVVAVFQDPASLEPVSNNLLRETDASGRPLYKEAGVGGTATIVSGALEQSTVDIAQEFSNMITSQRSFQAASTVISTVDQMLNELLQIR; encoded by the coding sequence ATGAGTTTATACGGATCGTTGACCTCAGGTGTATCAGCAATGCTTTCACAAAGTGAATCTATCTCGATTATTTCAGATAACCTCGCAAACGTGAACACAATTGGTTACAAAAACAGTAGAACCTTGTTTCGTCAGCAGGTAACAAGTGCCGGGGTAAGTGGTACTCTTGTAAACGCCGGTGGTGTTGGTACAGATTTCCAACGTTTCCAAGCAACGCAGGGTTCACTTCTTTCAACGCAGTCTTCAACAGATATTGCCCTATCAGGTAACGGTTTCTTTACAGTGATTTCAGATACTGAAGTGAACAATGAAACAAGTTTCTTCTACTCTCGTGCGGGTGCCTTTGCTGAAGATAACCGTGGTTTCCTTACGTCTCCTACAGGTCAGTACCTCCTAGGGTGGCGTACAGATACAGATGGTACAGTTCAAGATGTTCAAAACCCAACAGCAGTAGAGCTTCAATCGGTAGCCTCATCAGCGCGTGCAACAGGTGAACTTATTCTTGGTGTAAACTTGAACGCAGAAGCGGATACATACGCTTACGATACAACAATTACACACCAAGCAAACATTGCAAACATTCTTGCTGACCCAACAACGGTTCCTTTTGTCACGGATGTACGATTCTTTGATAGCCAAGGTGCTGCACGTGATGTGACGTTCGCATTCTCAAAGCGCTCTGCAAACGAATGGGACTGGGTGGCTTACGCTGACGGTAGCGATGTTGTTGCAGACTTTTACGGTAACAATGTTGCACCAGGCTCTAACGCAGCGATTGGTGTTGGTACACTTGAATTTGACGCCGACGGTGCCCTTAAGATTGTAGGCGGTGAAACGTTTACAGTGGATTGGGACGATGGTGTTGGTACTGAAGAAATTACAGTTAACTTTGGTGACTACACGGGTGGTGCATACTTTGACACGATTGGTGCTGGTCTACAGTTTGGTGACGGTGTACTTGGTATCTCGGTAGATGAAGATCACCCAAGTGCTCCAGCAACAATTGCAGGTACATATTCTTTCGCAAACCTTGGTTTGAACGCAGGTACAGGTCTCTTTGAGATTGAAGTCACTGAGCCAGATGGTAGTACATTTATCGTTGGCACAACAAACACAGCTGATGAACGTCTGCTTGAGTTTGCAAACGGTGTAAACATGACCCTTTCTGCAAACTTTGACTTCACAGCAACGCCAGTCGGTGCCTTAGGTACAGCTGATATTACAGCCCCTCTACAAGGTCCACTTGATATTGGTCGAGGAACAAACGGTGTGATTCAGTTCGCCTCTCCGTTTAACACACTTTTCGCCAACCAGGACGGTTTCGGTTCAGGTACGCTTGCAAGTGTAACGGTTGATGAAGAAGGCTTCATTATTGGTTCATTCACAAACGGTGAAGCGAAGAAACTTTGGAAAGTTGTTGTAGCAGTTTTCCAAGACCCTGCATCGCTTGAGCCAGTATCAAACAACCTCCTACGTGAAACAGATGCCTCTGGTCGTCCACTTTACAAAGAAGCGGGTGTTGGCGGTACAGCAACGATCGTAAGTGGTGCCCTTGAGCAATCAACGGTAGATATTGCACAGGAATTCTCGAACATGATTACATCTCAGAGATCGTTCCAGGCAGCATCAACGGTGATTTCAACGGTTGACCAGATGTTGAACGAACTTCTACAGATTCGATAA
- a CDS encoding flagellar hook-length control protein FliK, with amino-acid sequence MGQTQSLSGAFGESSFGVFGAGGFASLLGGLLGGNAESEAGDDTSLLAMLLGGSADGSLSDMLSDVSFNMTDFLPEGGLASQFDVESLVGKVNDLADMLGKLGAGEGGAAAFTQITHVEFEIVIEQVITEFKAIGIDASGLNTVAGLAAAFESLGMSAEDAMDRAVGYVAFMKYMEAEEAKQDEIELLKALLQGEDPSVAYQAFLASKEGGSDEAAGLLAFNARRSSVSISFSAQSTTIISGAELAHSALSGGDIPLAENAAKGPLGDIAQQVATGERPLNEKVISALQQAGIEGESGAFAAAARAASDRIRSEGGVASRTAEFVDGASTQVRGEYLKPQPLAEILSESRNVFTVSQSEQGALQVQSETTDPVDVNDSADFDAFMEKQVNNQNRPAGTERLAQMARQADVAAQMQMQVRQLAKQGGGEVKMVLNPPELGELDLHIRVSDGRVSGVIASQNMDVLEQMARDLRYLQEAFAESGLEFSEEGLSFQLKEEGSQSFSGGENAFSGSEDGEAEDGESGEVLSAEAQDPRWIDPDRLVDMDA; translated from the coding sequence ATGGGACAAACACAATCACTAAGTGGGGCTTTTGGGGAGTCCTCTTTTGGCGTTTTTGGCGCAGGTGGATTTGCAAGTCTACTTGGCGGCCTTCTTGGCGGCAACGCTGAGAGTGAAGCCGGTGATGATACAAGCCTGCTTGCTATGCTGCTTGGTGGCAGCGCTGATGGCTCTCTTTCAGATATGCTTTCTGATGTGAGTTTTAATATGACAGATTTTCTGCCAGAAGGTGGTCTCGCCTCTCAGTTTGATGTGGAGAGCCTTGTTGGTAAAGTAAATGATCTGGCAGACATGTTGGGTAAACTTGGTGCAGGTGAGGGCGGTGCTGCTGCCTTTACACAAATTACTCATGTTGAATTTGAAATTGTGATTGAGCAAGTCATCACAGAATTTAAAGCGATTGGTATTGATGCCTCTGGCCTCAATACGGTTGCAGGTCTTGCTGCAGCGTTTGAGTCTCTTGGTATGAGCGCTGAAGATGCGATGGATCGTGCGGTTGGTTACGTCGCCTTTATGAAGTACATGGAAGCAGAAGAGGCGAAACAGGATGAAATTGAACTTCTTAAGGCCCTTCTACAAGGTGAGGATCCTTCTGTAGCCTATCAAGCCTTCCTTGCAAGTAAAGAAGGTGGCAGTGATGAAGCTGCAGGCCTGCTTGCCTTTAACGCACGCCGTTCTTCGGTTTCTATAAGTTTTAGTGCGCAGAGTACAACAATTATTTCTGGCGCAGAGCTAGCGCATAGCGCACTTTCAGGCGGTGATATTCCGCTTGCTGAAAATGCAGCAAAAGGTCCTCTAGGCGATATTGCGCAGCAGGTTGCTACTGGCGAACGTCCGCTGAATGAAAAAGTTATTTCTGCTTTACAGCAAGCAGGTATTGAAGGTGAAAGTGGTGCCTTTGCAGCCGCGGCTAGAGCCGCGAGTGACCGCATTCGTTCTGAAGGTGGTGTAGCGTCACGTACGGCAGAATTTGTGGATGGTGCATCAACACAAGTGCGTGGTGAGTACCTCAAGCCGCAACCTCTTGCAGAAATTCTTTCTGAGTCTCGTAACGTCTTTACAGTTAGCCAATCAGAGCAGGGCGCTCTTCAAGTGCAATCTGAAACAACTGATCCAGTTGATGTAAATGATAGTGCTGACTTTGATGCCTTTATGGAAAAGCAAGTGAACAACCAAAATCGCCCGGCTGGTACTGAGAGACTGGCACAAATGGCACGCCAGGCCGATGTAGCTGCACAAATGCAGATGCAAGTCCGTCAGCTTGCAAAGCAAGGTGGTGGTGAAGTCAAAATGGTCCTAAATCCGCCAGAACTGGGCGAACTTGATCTCCACATTCGTGTGAGTGATGGCCGTGTGAGTGGTGTCATTGCGTCACAAAATATGGATGTTTTAGAGCAGATGGCACGGGACTTGCGTTACTTACAAGAAGCTTTTGCTGAAAGTGGCCTTGAGTTTAGTGAAGAGGGCCTGAGCTTCCAGCTAAAAGAAGAAGGCTCACAGAGCTTCTCTGGAGGAGAAAACGCATTCTCTGGCAGTGAAGACGGTGAAGCTGAAGACGGAGAGAGCGGAGAGGTTCTGAGCGCAGAAGCACAAGACCCACGTTGGATTGATCCAGACCGACTTGTCGATATGGATGCATAA
- the fliP gene encoding flagellar type III secretion system pore protein FliP (The bacterial flagellar biogenesis protein FliP forms a type III secretion system (T3SS)-type pore required for flagellar assembly.) — MPKLTLSRLIKFTLLSALFLGISAFPLYAQEAPVNISFGDDLLSSERIFQMFILLTVLSLAPSMVMMITSFTRIVVVFSFLRSAMGLQASPPNTVMISLALFMTFFIMQPTLEESYNEGVRPYLDERIDEEAAFNRSMAPFKDFMGSQVRENDLNLFIEMMPEDSKPAVIETSQDVPLQAMIPAFMISELRRAFEIGFLIFLPFLIIDLTVASILMSMGMMMLPPIIISLPFKIIFFVLVDGWHLLVGSLVESFKGVT, encoded by the coding sequence ATGCCTAAGCTTACACTCTCACGTCTTATTAAGTTTACACTACTGTCAGCGCTCTTCCTTGGTATCAGCGCCTTCCCACTTTATGCACAGGAAGCCCCAGTAAATATTAGTTTTGGAGATGACCTGCTTTCATCTGAACGTATTTTCCAGATGTTTATCCTTCTTACGGTTCTTTCACTGGCCCCATCTATGGTGATGATGATTACATCTTTCACACGTATTGTGGTGGTGTTCTCATTCCTAAGAAGTGCTATGGGTCTGCAAGCCTCACCACCTAACACGGTGATGATCAGCCTTGCCCTGTTTATGACCTTCTTTATTATGCAGCCCACACTTGAAGAATCTTACAATGAGGGTGTGCGCCCTTACCTTGATGAACGCATTGATGAAGAAGCCGCTTTTAACCGCTCTATGGCTCCCTTTAAAGATTTCATGGGATCACAAGTTCGTGAAAATGACCTAAACCTCTTTATTGAAATGATGCCTGAAGACAGCAAACCTGCTGTCATTGAAACCTCTCAAGATGTGCCACTACAAGCGATGATTCCTGCATTTATGATCAGTGAACTGCGTCGTGCCTTTGAAATTGGTTTCCTGATCTTCTTGCCATTCCTCATTATTGATCTAACTGTTGCATCGATCCTGATGAGTATGGGTATGATGATGCTTCCACCGATCATTATCTCTCTGCCATTTAAAATCATCTTCTTTGTATTGGTTGATGGCTGGCACCTTCTTGTTGGCTCTCTCGTTGAGTCCTTTAAAGGGGTCACCTAA